The Drosophila bipectinata strain 14024-0381.07 chromosome 2L, DbipHiC1v2, whole genome shotgun sequence genome has a segment encoding these proteins:
- the LOC138925725 gene encoding trichohyalin-like has translation MPRVSRLSQEQRRQAALNRSRARYERNASQIRVRNSQHIANVRDNNPNVREESRVQDSIARAQRRRSERVRNLERIRDAQAHSTRREDSDERRQEQLRNTAEHASRRTNPEIRSVERIQDAARHSNRRQDQDYRVSERTRDMEARATRRQDSEERRQEQLRNTAEHASRRTNPVIRSAERIQDAARHSNRRQDQDYRVSERTRDMEARATRRQDSEERRQEQLRNTAQRSTRRTIPEFRIPERIRDMDAHAIRREDPEERRREQLRNTAEHSTRRTIPEFRIPERIRDMDAHAIRREDPEERRREQLRNTAEHSTRRTIPEFRIPERIRDMDAHAIRREDPEERRREPVQNTAEHASRRTNPTFRISERIRDAAARAAHREDSEERAREQERNTEEHRQRRRDSVERQRERQRDANNRRATRRNPIARTQEQRINTSQRRETRQQRRIREEQIRQMAEDRLVNFRMDPQNRLDASQRQSQRNMDARAQLSEDELDQEREQQRNRIRATARDLYHRNIKEGPTEICICCGGTWFRSQKFLSA, from the exons ATGCCACGCGTATCACGGTTATCCCAGGAACAACGCCGCCAAGCTGCTTTAAACCGCAGCAGAGCCCGCTATGAACGGAATGCGTCCCAAATAAGAGTTCGGAACTCCCAACATATCGCTAATGTTCGAGACAATAACCCTAACGTACGGGAGGAAAGTCGTGTTCAGGATTCCATTGCACGCGCGCAGCGGAGAAGAAGCGAAAGGGTTCGCAACCTTGAACGGATTCGGGACGCACAAGCGCATTCAACTCGTCGGGAGGACTCTGACGAGCGCCGACAagagcagttgcgaaacaCTGCTGAGCATGCGTCTCGGAGGACTAATCCAGAAATCCGTTCTGTAGAGCGTATTCAGGATGCTGCAAGGCATTCAAATCGTCGACAGGACCAGGACTATCGTGTCTCAGAGCGGACTCGGGATATGGAGGCACGCGCAACCCGTCGACAGGACTCTGAGGAGCGAAGACAagagcagttgcgaaacaCTGCTGAGCATGCGTCTCGGAGGACCAACCCAGTAATCCGTTCTGCGGAGCGTATTCAGGATGCTGCAAGGCATTCAAATCGTCGACAGGACCAGGACTATCGTGTCTCAGAGCGGACTCGGGATATGGAGGCACGCGCAACCCGTCGACAGGACTCTGAGGAGCGAAGACAagagcagttgcgaaacaCTGCTCAACGCTCTactcggaggactattccggagtttcGCATTCCTGAACGCATTCGGGACATGGATGCGCACGCGATCCGTCGAGAGGACCCCGAGGAGCGACGACGagagcagttgcgaaacactgctgagcactctactcggaggactattccggagtttcGCATTCCTGAACGCATTCGGGACATGGATGCACACGCGATCCGTCGAGAGGACCCCGAGGAGCGACGACGagagcagttgcgaaacactgctgagcactctactcggaggactattccggagtttcGCATTCCTGAACGCATTCGGGACATGGATGCACACGCGATCCGTCGAGAGGACCCCGAGGAGAGGCGACGAGAGccggtgcaaaatactgctgaacATGCCTCCCGGAGGACGAATCCGACATTTCGAATTTCAGAGCGGATTCGGGACGCAGCAGCGCGAGCTGCTCATCGCGAGGACTCAGAGGAACGAGCCAGAGAACAGGAAAGGAATACTGAAGAGCATCGACAGCGACGAAGGGATTCTGTGGAAAGACAGCGAGAACGGCAGAGGGACGCCAATAACCGGAGAGCAACCAGGAGAAATCCCATAGCAAGAACACAGGAGCAACGGATAAACACATCACAACGCCGGGAAACACGACAACAGCGGAGGATTCGGGAAGAACAAATTCGGCAAATGGCAGAGGATCGATTAGTAAACTTCAGGATGGACCCCCAAAATCGACTGGATGCCTCCCAAAGGCAGTCGCAACGCAATATGGACGCAAGAGCTCAACTTTCGGAGGACGAACTGGATCAGGAACGAGAACAACAGCGAAATAGGATTCGAGCAACAGCAAGGGATCTTTATCACAGGAACATAAAGGAAGGACCAACggaaatttgtatttgctgtGGAGGAACATGGTTCCGTTCGCAG AAATTCCTGAGTGCTTGA